A single region of the Thermococcus paralvinellae genome encodes:
- a CDS encoding proton-conducting transporter transmembrane domain-containing protein, giving the protein MNVVGLTPIIPILFAFALPLFSIIIKGNRKIVQTYALIGTGLTLISSIKLFQVTYASDKPLIYTFGKWVAPIGIVYEVDKLGALIALVTAALMFLITIYSYRYLEHEEGLEWYYTLYLGLEAGLLGVLLTGDAFNLFVMIEVTSIAAYALVMFYRDRGDSVTAGLKYALIGAIGTTMYFLALGVFYGAFGTVNFADLSAKVHGIQFPVTGSPVGNIVIASGVALALATWAFLIKAAIVPNHFWLPEAHPAAPSPISAVLSGLVVNVGVYALIRFLYTVYGGQLTPELAHVVSMLSTIVIVLGAISALFGALMMNVQKDVKKLIAYSTIMHMGYLFMAVGLGTQLGLQAALFHIINHSIAKALLFLAAGVFIHAVGSRNVEDLAGLGRRMPIATFSLAIATLSLVGIPPLNVFFSKLLLFNAFLDMSLVLALVLVISSATALIAYMRVFYVIWLGKPKENLEIKEPMSMSLVCLLLALICLATGLMAPVVIDKLITPAATQTIDYNSYVNAILNLASKVLH; this is encoded by the coding sequence ATGAACGTTGTTGGCTTGACCCCAATCATTCCAATCCTCTTCGCATTTGCACTACCATTATTCTCAATCATAATCAAAGGAAACAGAAAAATCGTCCAAACTTATGCTCTAATTGGAACAGGTTTGACTTTAATCAGCTCTATCAAACTCTTTCAGGTAACTTATGCTTCAGACAAGCCTCTAATTTACACTTTTGGCAAGTGGGTTGCTCCAATTGGAATTGTGTATGAGGTTGACAAATTAGGGGCTTTAATAGCCTTAGTTACTGCCGCACTAATGTTCCTCATTACGATTTACTCTTATAGATATTTAGAGCACGAGGAAGGTTTAGAGTGGTACTATACACTTTACTTGGGCTTAGAAGCAGGTTTGCTTGGTGTATTGCTTACAGGTGATGCCTTTAATCTTTTTGTTATGATTGAAGTTACGAGCATTGCAGCTTATGCTTTAGTAATGTTCTATCGCGACAGGGGTGATTCAGTGACTGCAGGATTAAAATACGCTCTCATTGGTGCCATTGGTACTACAATGTACTTCTTAGCGTTGGGAGTGTTTTACGGAGCTTTTGGTACTGTGAATTTTGCTGATTTGTCAGCAAAGGTTCACGGTATTCAATTCCCGGTCACTGGCAGTCCAGTTGGGAATATTGTCATTGCCTCTGGTGTTGCTTTGGCTTTGGCTACGTGGGCTTTCCTTATTAAAGCGGCAATTGTGCCGAATCACTTCTGGCTTCCTGAAGCTCACCCAGCAGCTCCAAGCCCAATTTCAGCAGTGCTCTCTGGTTTGGTCGTAAACGTTGGTGTTTATGCCTTGATTAGGTTCCTATACACGGTTTACGGTGGTCAGTTAACGCCAGAGCTTGCTCATGTAGTCAGTATGTTAAGCACGATTGTAATAGTTTTGGGAGCAATCTCTGCACTCTTTGGTGCTTTGATGATGAATGTTCAAAAAGACGTTAAGAAGCTCATTGCATATTCAACAATTATGCATATGGGTTATCTGTTCATGGCTGTTGGGCTTGGCACTCAGCTTGGACTTCAGGCGGCATTATTCCACATTATCAATCACTCGATTGCTAAGGCATTACTCTTCCTTGCGGCTGGAGTCTTCATTCATGCTGTTGGTTCTAGAAACGTGGAGGATTTAGCTGGACTTGGAAGAAGAATGCCAATTGCAACATTCAGCCTTGCAATTGCAACATTAAGCTTGGTTGGAATTCCACCACTCAACGTATTCTTCAGTAAATTGTTGCTCTTTAATGCTTTCCTTGATATGAGTTTAGTTTTAGCGTTAGTTCTCGTCATCAGCTCAGCAACTGCCTTAATTGCTTACATGCGCGTATTCTACGTCATCTGGCTAGGAAAACCAAAAGAAAACTTGGAAATCAAAGAGCCAATGAGCATGAGCTTAGTTTGTCTGCTGCTGGCATTAATCTGCCTTGCAACTGGACTAATGGCACCAGTCGTCATAGATAAGCTCATAACTCCTGCAGCGACACAGACAATAGACTACAATAGCTATGTAAATGCAATTTTGAACCTTGCTTCAAAAGTTCTTCACTGA
- a CDS encoding Na+/H+ antiporter subunit E — protein sequence MRGVIPTALLAFITYILFTGSTKPFDLVTGLIVAIGVGLLVGKYLVKEDAKALNPVRWLWAVIYFIWYMIVAETKAHLDVMIRTITGKYEPGIVKVPIDVKTDYAKTLVANSITNTPGTVVVDLDDEYMYVNWINVTTEEPEKAKKEICEDFEKYAKKIFE from the coding sequence ATGAGAGGTGTAATTCCAACTGCATTGCTAGCATTTATAACCTACATTCTCTTCACGGGTTCAACTAAGCCATTTGATTTAGTTACTGGATTAATTGTAGCAATCGGTGTTGGCTTGTTAGTTGGCAAGTATTTAGTTAAGGAGGATGCTAAGGCGTTAAATCCAGTCAGGTGGCTTTGGGCTGTAATTTACTTCATCTGGTACATGATTGTCGCAGAAACAAAAGCACATCTGGATGTGATGATTAGAACAATCACGGGCAAGTATGAGCCTGGGATTGTTAAAGTGCCAATTGATGTGAAGACAGATTATGCGAAAACCCTCGTGGCAAACTCAATCACTAACACTCCAGGAACAGTTGTTGTAGACTTGGATGATGAGTATATGTATGTGAATTGGATTAATGTCACAACAGAAGAACCAGAGAAGGCAAAGAAGGAAATTTGCGAAGATTTTGAGAAGTATGCTAAGAAAATCTTTGAATGA
- a CDS encoding sodium:proton antiporter: MNEVITFIWAVIILSLLTTIVISLYGIARRPNLVKKLIALTIFGDTANLIVVLLGYRLIYPVAPPILPSLSKDALKPFLSMAVDPLPQALVITAVVIGMAVNVLIAFSIVQIYRLYGTVDTRELGEKIPAILRGESQ, encoded by the coding sequence ATGAATGAAGTGATAACATTCATCTGGGCAGTCATTATACTATCTCTACTCACAACAATAGTGATAAGCCTCTATGGAATTGCAAGAAGACCTAACTTGGTGAAAAAACTCATTGCACTAACAATCTTCGGCGATACAGCAAATCTGATTGTAGTTTTGCTGGGTTACAGATTGATTTACCCAGTCGCTCCACCCATTTTGCCATCACTTTCAAAGGACGCTTTGAAGCCGTTCCTTTCAATGGCAGTCGATCCTCTGCCGCAAGCTTTGGTAATTACGGCAGTCGTCATTGGAATGGCCGTTAACGTTCTCATAGCCTTCTCAATAGTCCAAATTTATCGCTTGTACGGGACCGTTGACACCAGAGAATTAGGTGAAAAGATTCCAGCAATTTTAAGGGGTGAGAGTCAATGA
- a CDS encoding MnhB domain-containing protein yields MRKLIPLAIILITIFALAYYITPKITPQTQVRPLGEFYLENSYFGDYSAKSPEVVTSILWDYRGVDTLFETSVFFLAIIGSLTLFRLNKKQEKEAKQKTEEFSGGLTLVIKSVTKIIVAMILAVSASIALHGHLTPGGGFQGGSALAVAPLLIIAAYSKYALEESGLDKTRALILRSIGLLGIALVALVPLLNDGFIMQNQPVFPAELGGQLVGGSLIYYNFFEFLAVGAGFTAVFLLLAIPESVFKKFLRRVENE; encoded by the coding sequence ATGAGGAAACTCATCCCGCTTGCAATCATCTTAATCACGATCTTCGCGTTAGCCTACTACATTACCCCAAAAATCACACCACAAACCCAAGTCAGACCTCTTGGCGAATTCTACTTGGAGAACAGTTATTTTGGTGATTATTCGGCAAAGAGTCCTGAGGTTGTGACTTCAATTCTATGGGATTATCGTGGTGTTGATACTCTCTTTGAGACTTCAGTGTTCTTCCTTGCAATCATTGGTAGTTTAACACTCTTCAGATTAAACAAGAAGCAAGAAAAAGAGGCTAAACAGAAGACGGAGGAATTCAGTGGTGGGTTAACTCTCGTCATAAAGTCGGTGACGAAAATCATTGTTGCAATGATTCTTGCTGTTTCAGCTTCAATAGCATTACACGGTCACCTCACACCTGGTGGTGGTTTCCAGGGCGGTTCAGCACTGGCAGTAGCACCTCTCCTCATAATTGCGGCTTACTCAAAGTATGCCTTGGAGGAAAGTGGTTTAGACAAAACAAGAGCATTAATCCTGCGTTCCATTGGTCTCTTAGGAATTGCTCTCGTAGCGTTAGTCCCCTTGCTTAATGACGGCTTCATTATGCAGAATCAACCAGTCTTCCCAGCAGAACTTGGAGGACAATTAGTGGGTGGTTCACTAATTTACTATAACTTCTTCGAGTTCCTCGCAGTTGGTGCTGGATTCACGGCAGTGTTTTTACTGCTAGCAATTCCCGAAAGTGTGTTCAAGAAATTCTTGAGGAGGGTTGAGAATGAATGA
- a CDS encoding hydrogenase subunit MbhD domain-containing protein, translating into MIEIHLLMLLITVIIGLIFSYLAIIEKDLLKAIGFSAVQAIAYSIAFYILMAPDIVLAYVAIAVGIYTALLVFVVSKTTRYEVV; encoded by the coding sequence ATGATTGAAATCCACTTGCTAATGCTCCTCATCACAGTAATCATTGGACTAATATTTTCTTATCTCGCAATCATTGAAAAAGACTTGCTCAAGGCCATCGGTTTTTCAGCAGTCCAAGCAATAGCTTATTCAATAGCCTTCTACATCCTAATGGCTCCTGATATAGTCCTAGCATACGTTGCCATTGCTGTTGGAATTTATACAGCATTGCTTGTGTTTGTAGTAAGTAAAACAACCCGCTACGAGGTGGTTTAA
- the mnhG gene encoding monovalent cation/H(+) antiporter subunit G produces MNEILFYIGAIMIVIGGICDLFGALGLLKFPNFYIRLHAATVGTIGGAVVPLFGVGFLALGSDFLPNKYAIAGASFVTGVIVLLAAPAGAHALAYAAHKAKLVTWEPKVDHLAEVREND; encoded by the coding sequence ATGAACGAAATCCTCTTTTACATTGGAGCAATCATGATAGTCATTGGTGGGATTTGCGACTTGTTTGGGGCGTTAGGGTTGCTTAAATTCCCGAACTTTTACATTCGCTTACACGCTGCTACGGTAGGAACTATTGGAGGAGCAGTAGTGCCGTTATTCGGCGTTGGCTTTCTTGCGTTAGGCTCTGATTTTCTGCCAAACAAGTATGCCATTGCTGGTGCAAGCTTTGTTACTGGAGTTATAGTTCTTCTAGCGGCTCCAGCAGGAGCACATGCCTTAGCATACGCTGCCCACAAGGCTAAGCTTGTCACGTGGGAGCCTAAGGTGGATCACTTGGCAGAGGTGAGGGAGAATGATTGA
- a CDS encoding monovalent cation/H+ antiporter complex subunit F, with protein sequence MSLESQFFLLMKFVIPLYLLAFIIYAIRAFKGPAIVDIILAVDCMSFDIAAFMAILAVYFKSAFLISAAITLALWAYLLDIYIAKHLVSKEVGA encoded by the coding sequence ATGAGCCTTGAAAGTCAGTTTTTTCTTTTAATGAAATTTGTTATTCCGCTTTACCTTTTAGCATTCATCATTTATGCAATCAGGGCATTTAAGGGTCCAGCGATAGTGGATATAATCCTAGCAGTTGACTGTATGTCTTTTGATATTGCAGCATTCATGGCAATTCTTGCAGTTTACTTCAAGTCAGCATTCCTAATTAGTGCAGCAATAACTCTGGCATTGTGGGCTTACTTGTTGGACATTTACATTGCTAAACATTTGGTCAGCAAGGAGGTGGGCGCATGA
- a CDS encoding NADH-quinone oxidoreductase subunit B family protein, whose product MFEKSLWVFHLNSGSCNGCDIEILNIFAPKQDVERFGIKLVGSPRHADAIAFTGPVTRECLPKVIEALKAVPEPKIVLAIGSCACGGGIWYDTYAVIGGVKELYKILKEEYGIEPPTTIYIPGCPPKPEAIIYAVAMARGLVKQKQKREIYIEELDEKTERDIVEILFGEAKETRHFVPNIIVKTDGGEINEP is encoded by the coding sequence ATGTTTGAGAAGAGTTTATGGGTTTTTCATTTAAACAGTGGGAGCTGTAATGGGTGTGATATTGAAATACTCAATATATTTGCTCCCAAGCAAGACGTTGAAAGATTTGGAATTAAGCTCGTTGGTTCACCAAGACATGCTGATGCAATAGCTTTTACAGGTCCAGTCACAAGGGAGTGCTTGCCAAAGGTCATTGAGGCATTGAAGGCAGTTCCAGAGCCGAAGATAGTCTTAGCTATCGGCTCATGTGCCTGTGGTGGCGGGATATGGTATGATACCTATGCAGTGATTGGCGGCGTGAAAGAGCTCTACAAAATCCTCAAGGAGGAATACGGTATTGAACCGCCGACTACAATTTACATTCCAGGCTGTCCTCCTAAGCCCGAAGCTATTATTTACGCTGTAGCGATGGCAAGAGGCTTAGTAAAGCAGAAGCAGAAAAGAGAAATTTACATCGAAGAACTCGACGAGAAGACAGAGAGGGATATAGTTGAAATTCTTTTTGGAGAAGCAAAGGAGACAAGACACTTTGTTCCCAACATCATAGTTAAGACAGATGGAGGGGAAATCAATGAGCCTTGA
- a CDS encoding 4Fe-4S dicluster domain-containing protein → MGRFKLIAKSISIGRVTEKYPFVPLEVPEGFRGKPVIDPEKCIGCTSCSNACPPQALQVYDDLEKGVRVVHLFIGRCIFCARCQDVCPTGAIKLTKEFELATLSEEDLHQFVELQMVRCEECGRPFDTFRHLLYSAKELQPWEREMMFLCPECRARRISEQLIFAKGGGGYV, encoded by the coding sequence ATGGGGAGGTTTAAGCTTATCGCCAAGTCTATAAGTATTGGGAGAGTAACGGAGAAGTATCCTTTTGTCCCACTTGAAGTTCCAGAGGGCTTTAGAGGAAAACCTGTAATCGATCCAGAGAAATGCATTGGATGTACATCATGCTCAAATGCTTGTCCTCCTCAAGCACTGCAAGTTTATGATGACTTAGAAAAGGGAGTCAGGGTAGTTCATCTTTTCATAGGGAGATGTATCTTCTGTGCCCGCTGTCAAGATGTGTGTCCCACCGGAGCAATAAAGCTCACAAAGGAATTTGAGCTGGCAACTCTTTCTGAAGAGGATTTGCATCAGTTTGTTGAACTTCAAATGGTTCGCTGTGAAGAATGCGGCAGGCCATTTGACACCTTTAGGCATTTGCTTTACTCAGCAAAGGAACTTCAACCTTGGGAAAGGGAGATGATGTTCTTGTGCCCAGAATGCAGGGCTAGGAGAATTTCTGAGCAGTTGATTTTTGCAAAAGGTGGTGGGGGATATGTTTGA
- a CDS encoding hydrogenase large subunit, with protein sequence MLLEILKRNNAKILRHDEKVILTLVPNDKLRPTAELLFKAGCYYATGVGVDERLLGVGFSMYHIFNCEAEKRYVILKAVASNLRIPSITPVISGANWAEREAMDMVGIFFDEHPEPLRLILPDDWPEGIHPLRKEFHYNERPPKVEFKPPKREKKPGVMEVPVGPYHPTLHEPEVFELHVKGEEIVGAVYRGFHTHRGMEKLAEERMTINQIPFLAERICGICGYTHNCAYAQAVEDAAKIEVPERALYIRTILLELERLHSHLLWFGVAFHLLGFDSGFMHTWRIREAFMDLAELLTGNRKTYGMNLIGGVRRDIDEEKKKKVLEILEKTKKETKEVLDNASGMKELISRMEGIGVLPKKEGREIGVVGPVARASGIDTDVRRDHPYAAYGDLDFKVPVYKDGDVLARFLVRYEETFESFWLIEQALDQLPPGDILNEDYELPEYAIGIGVTEAPRGEDVHFVITEGGNKVYRWRPRAPTYNNLPAVPIMLMGEKLADAPIIIASIDPCFSCTDHMVIVDGEKVCRCSLDDYLGRL encoded by the coding sequence ATGCTACTTGAAATTTTGAAAAGAAATAATGCTAAAATCCTCAGGCATGACGAGAAAGTAATCTTAACCTTGGTTCCAAATGATAAGCTTAGACCCACTGCAGAGCTACTTTTCAAGGCGGGCTGTTATTATGCAACGGGGGTTGGCGTTGACGAGCGCTTATTGGGAGTAGGCTTTTCAATGTATCACATCTTTAACTGTGAGGCTGAAAAGAGGTACGTAATTCTCAAGGCAGTTGCAAGCAACTTAAGGATTCCTTCAATTACACCAGTTATAAGCGGTGCAAACTGGGCGGAAAGAGAAGCAATGGACATGGTTGGGATTTTCTTTGATGAGCATCCAGAACCACTGAGGCTTATTCTACCTGACGACTGGCCTGAAGGAATTCATCCATTGAGGAAGGAGTTCCACTACAATGAGAGGCCTCCAAAAGTTGAGTTCAAACCTCCAAAGAGGGAGAAAAAGCCTGGAGTTATGGAGGTTCCAGTGGGGCCCTATCATCCAACGCTTCACGAACCAGAAGTGTTTGAGCTTCATGTTAAGGGTGAAGAGATAGTCGGAGCAGTTTACAGGGGATTCCATACTCACAGAGGAATGGAAAAGCTGGCAGAGGAAAGGATGACTATAAACCAAATTCCATTCTTAGCTGAGAGAATTTGTGGAATTTGCGGCTACACACACAACTGTGCCTATGCTCAAGCCGTTGAAGATGCTGCTAAAATTGAAGTTCCAGAGAGAGCGCTCTACATAAGAACTATACTCCTTGAGCTTGAAAGACTGCACTCACATCTGCTCTGGTTTGGAGTTGCATTTCATCTGCTTGGTTTTGACTCTGGATTCATGCACACATGGCGTATAAGAGAGGCATTTATGGACTTGGCAGAACTCTTGACTGGAAACAGAAAAACCTATGGAATGAACCTCATCGGTGGAGTTAGGAGAGACATTGATGAAGAAAAGAAGAAAAAAGTGCTTGAGATTCTTGAAAAAACAAAGAAAGAAACAAAAGAAGTTCTTGATAATGCTTCTGGAATGAAGGAGCTTATAAGCAGGATGGAAGGAATAGGAGTTCTGCCAAAGAAGGAGGGAAGAGAAATAGGTGTAGTTGGACCAGTTGCAAGAGCTTCTGGTATTGATACCGATGTAAGGAGAGACCATCCATATGCTGCTTATGGAGACTTGGACTTTAAAGTGCCTGTCTATAAAGATGGAGATGTTCTCGCAAGATTTTTGGTTAGATATGAGGAGACATTTGAAAGCTTCTGGCTAATTGAGCAGGCTTTAGATCAACTACCACCGGGAGACATTCTAAACGAAGATTATGAACTCCCAGAATATGCCATCGGTATTGGGGTGACAGAAGCTCCGAGAGGGGAAGATGTACACTTTGTAATTACTGAAGGAGGCAACAAAGTTTACAGATGGCGTCCAAGAGCACCAACATACAACAACCTGCCTGCAGTTCCTATAATGCTCATGGGAGAAAAATTGGCAGATGCACCAATAATCATAGCCTCAATAGACCCGTGCTTCTCGTGTACAGATCACATGGTTATTGTTGATGGAGAGAAAGTTTGTAGATGCTCTTTGGATGATTATCTCGGGAGGCTGTGA
- a CDS encoding respiratory chain complex I subunit 1 family protein: protein MNVIFIAINLAFALLIAPVIDGFERKIRARLQNRQGPSILQTWWDLIKLFKRPTVEPQDSVVSLYKLAPYVTFTAVLTTYLIIPTLLPSSINFVGDFIVVVYLLGLATLSFVIGAFSSGNAYAQIGSNREVSLFMSEELLLAFIIGTIAVIGKSLSFEQLFPLPLRISSALTLILLFIVIYVASARLPFDIAEAEPEIIEGPLIEYSGKHLGLLEYSIFLKRLLLYSLLLNFILPVQTTVRLVYYLIGIVILSVIYSTFEAYYGRFRIDQAVKLMKKLSAVALIVWIIALVGW from the coding sequence ATGAACGTCATTTTCATAGCGATCAATTTAGCATTTGCCCTGCTTATCGCCCCAGTGATAGATGGTTTTGAGAGGAAAATCAGAGCACGTTTGCAGAACAGACAAGGACCATCAATACTCCAGACATGGTGGGATTTGATAAAGCTCTTCAAGAGACCCACAGTTGAACCCCAAGATTCCGTTGTATCTCTCTACAAGCTAGCTCCTTATGTAACTTTTACAGCTGTTTTGACGACTTATTTGATTATTCCTACACTCTTGCCCAGCTCAATAAATTTCGTTGGAGACTTTATAGTTGTGGTGTATCTCCTTGGCTTGGCAACTTTGAGCTTTGTCATCGGAGCGTTCTCCTCAGGGAATGCTTACGCCCAGATAGGTTCAAACAGAGAGGTTTCCCTCTTTATGAGTGAAGAACTGCTCTTAGCTTTCATTATAGGTACGATAGCAGTAATAGGTAAAAGTTTAAGCTTTGAACAGCTGTTCCCGTTGCCTTTGAGGATTTCATCAGCTCTTACATTAATTTTGCTTTTCATTGTGATATACGTTGCAAGTGCCAGATTACCCTTCGATATTGCCGAAGCTGAACCTGAGATTATTGAGGGACCTCTAATTGAATACAGTGGAAAGCATCTTGGTTTACTTGAGTATTCCATATTCCTAAAACGTCTCCTCCTTTACAGCTTGCTTTTGAACTTTATCCTTCCAGTTCAGACGACAGTAAGACTTGTTTACTACCTCATTGGTATAGTAATCCTTTCAGTTATTTATTCGACATTCGAGGCATACTATGGAAGATTTAGAATTGACCAAGCTGTCAAGCTGATGAAGAAGCTTTCTGCTGTGGCTTTAATTGTGTGGATTATAGCCTTGGTGGGGTGGTGA
- a CDS encoding proton-conducting transporter transmembrane domain-containing protein: MESQMLLIPIGILIIATLVGLSKAKIVLKIVSTLSAIASVVMIYIGVLGFRTTLELKYSLFNSSSLFASLNWLVFRVDSLSAFFLLILGILSLCASVYGIKYMEKYFDKEDMRVYTFNYPIFLLTMYLVLICWDLIWFIIFWELMSLFSQFLVAFEQSEEKAVKAAFKYFCMTKAGAEFLVLAVVLIILKVTSFNANYSEVAKILPAYLSAHPGMLYVLTFALLIGFGVKAAMVPFHSWLPDAHPEAPSNVSALLSGIMIKLPIYMLLRFFISFFPLKPEIGIVIAVFGVLTLFFSIMYALLQEDSKRLLAFSSIDNIGYILLPMGAGIYFLANGDQLFGSIALAAALFHTINHALFKGLLFLTAGSVMYETGTRDLNYLGSLAKKMPLTAFAALIGSLAIAGMPPLNGFVGKWMIYISTLSSPATSLFGIIAIFISAVTLGAFVKYFTAIFTKPAVKDIDAKEVPVLMSAPQLLLALLCIIFGIYPFIPLKMISQALDSIGVQISLSSFVIYPSLVVPKTASYSPIIIFSFLMVSTLIALLLIPSRGSVIPTWKTGRSEDLNMSMPADAYYKDFTEAFGEVYTLGNASKRFVQKVVKIGKKFGIQLEVLSYDLDSMLSLAMILIVILVAILGGVSL, from the coding sequence ATGGAAAGCCAGATGTTGTTAATACCTATTGGTATATTAATTATAGCGACACTGGTAGGGTTGTCAAAAGCAAAAATAGTTCTCAAGATAGTAAGTACACTATCAGCAATAGCATCAGTAGTGATGATATACATTGGAGTCTTAGGGTTTAGAACGACCCTTGAGCTTAAATACAGCTTGTTCAATTCATCCTCGCTTTTTGCGTCTCTCAACTGGTTAGTCTTTAGAGTTGATTCACTTTCGGCATTTTTCTTGCTGATACTGGGAATTTTAAGCCTCTGTGCGTCAGTTTATGGCATCAAATACATGGAGAAGTATTTTGACAAAGAGGACATGCGTGTTTACACTTTCAACTATCCAATTTTCCTGTTGACAATGTATCTTGTACTGATATGCTGGGATTTGATATGGTTTATAATCTTCTGGGAGCTTATGAGTCTATTTTCACAGTTCTTAGTTGCATTTGAACAGAGTGAAGAGAAAGCAGTAAAGGCAGCATTCAAGTACTTCTGCATGACAAAAGCTGGAGCTGAGTTTCTTGTATTGGCTGTTGTGTTAATAATTCTTAAAGTCACAAGCTTCAACGCTAACTATTCTGAGGTTGCCAAGATTTTACCAGCTTATCTCTCAGCTCATCCTGGAATGCTTTATGTCTTGACATTCGCATTGCTCATAGGATTTGGAGTTAAAGCAGCTATGGTACCATTCCACTCATGGCTTCCTGATGCTCACCCAGAGGCCCCGAGCAATGTTTCAGCCTTGCTGAGTGGTATTATGATTAAACTGCCGATATACATGTTGCTCAGGTTCTTCATTAGCTTCTTCCCATTAAAGCCAGAGATTGGGATTGTAATAGCCGTATTTGGAGTTCTGACACTATTTTTCAGCATAATGTATGCCCTGCTCCAGGAAGACTCAAAGCGTTTATTGGCTTTTTCAAGTATAGACAACATTGGATATATCCTTTTACCCATGGGAGCCGGAATTTACTTCCTTGCGAACGGAGATCAGCTCTTCGGAAGTATAGCTCTAGCTGCTGCACTCTTCCACACAATAAATCATGCCCTCTTCAAAGGACTTCTATTCCTTACGGCTGGTTCAGTGATGTATGAAACGGGGACAAGAGATTTGAATTATTTAGGAAGTTTAGCAAAGAAGATGCCCCTAACAGCTTTCGCTGCTTTAATAGGTTCACTTGCAATAGCTGGTATGCCACCTCTCAACGGATTTGTGGGCAAATGGATGATTTACATCTCGACACTTTCATCTCCGGCAACTTCGCTCTTTGGAATAATTGCGATTTTCATAAGTGCTGTGACCCTTGGAGCTTTCGTAAAATATTTCACGGCAATCTTTACAAAACCCGCAGTTAAGGACATTGATGCAAAGGAAGTTCCTGTCTTAATGTCTGCTCCTCAGCTTCTCTTAGCTTTGCTTTGTATAATATTTGGAATTTATCCCTTTATTCCGTTGAAAATGATATCACAAGCCTTAGACTCAATAGGTGTTCAAATTTCCTTGAGTTCTTTTGTAATTTATCCTTCCCTTGTTGTGCCAAAAACAGCCAGCTATTCGCCAATAATAATCTTTTCATTCTTGATGGTTTCAACATTAATAGCTCTGCTACTTATTCCATCGAGAGGCAGTGTAATACCAACTTGGAAGACCGGGAGAAGTGAAGACCTCAACATGAGCATGCCTGCTGACGCTTATTACAAAGACTTTACAGAGGCTTTCGGTGAGGTCTATACGTTAGGAAATGCTAGTAAACGATTTGTGCAGAAAGTTGTCAAGATTGGAAAGAAGTTTGGAATCCAGCTTGAGGTCTTATCTTATGATTTAGACTCAATGCTTTCCCTTGCAATGATTCTGATAGTGATTTTGGTGGCAATTCTGGGAGGTGTGAGCCTATGA
- a CDS encoding CooT family nickel-binding protein, which translates to MCQSKVIVLEDGKAEVVMTDVTLLEVKDGKIIVKNLLGKELVLEGYEIDYIDFISHKVYLRLSV; encoded by the coding sequence ATGTGTCAGTCAAAAGTCATAGTCCTTGAAGATGGAAAAGCAGAGGTCGTTATGACAGATGTGACCCTACTTGAGGTTAAAGATGGAAAAATCATTGTAAAGAATCTACTCGGTAAAGAGTTAGTTCTTGAGGGATATGAGATTGACTATATTGATTTCATCTCCCACAAGGTTTATTTGAGACTTTCTGTTTGA